AGGGGTTGGAACTTTCAGTTCAAATCTAACTTGTCCCACAATCCCCTTTTCTAGTTCCCCTTTTCAGACTTTTGGTGTGGATTACACACTCGGATTTCTACGTTGAAATCCTCCCATTAGTTACAACAACATTTTAATTTCAACTCGGAGCCAAAGTTGCTGAGGGTGTCGATGAGCTCAAAGGCTGTCCCAGTCCCCTTGtagaaaaataccaaaaaaagcTCAGTCATCTCCTTCCTCTTTCTCATGATCCCATTTGTCTTCTTGTtaagtctctctctttctatctGTCAGTTCTGGGTGGCGTGTCAAGGCAGAGACCCTAATAATAATGCTTCAGACTATCACTCGCtcaacaaaaacccaaaaaaagaaaaaaaaaaaaaaaggaagtgttTTACTTAATATTAGGAGCCATGTTGAAATCGATTGATCGAAGGAGGAGTCCCTGCGTAGCTCCTGCTCCAATTCAATGCTTCTTCCTGATTCACGTGCAGCGATTCGTCTCTACCACGACCACGACCACTAcaaccacctccacctccacctcttCCTGGTCCCACAGGCGCTCCAATGCAAGTGTAGTTGGTGGACTCCGCCGGTGCCACTCCGTAGTTCACATTTGGATGCCCGTATGAAGGAGTGCGAGTATTGTTGCTAAGAACATGTCCAACATAATAGTCATTGACTTGATGATGAGGGTAGTGCGAAGAAGTAGGGAAGGGCATGGGCCGTGACGGAGACGGATATAAGTAGGGTTGAGGGGGTTGTACTTGTACACCTAGCTGCGGTGGCAATGGCGGTGGTATAAGGGTGTTTGATGAAGAGGCAGAAAACATTCTTGGTGGAAATCTGAGAGGTAATGTTGGATCAGCACCACCAATGTTGTTACCTGCAGCAGCCGTATGATGATACCCTCCTGGTGGAATCGGATGGCAGCATCTATAAAATATCAAACCCAGTACACAAATCAAATCACACTAAATAAATACCaactattttatttgtttttatacaaaaacataTCTTATACTAAATTCATCTTAACCATGATTAAGAGGATTCAATCTTAAGTGCAGAAGAAGAGGACACTCCATTGCATCACCAActaatttattaaaagaaaaggaagagacaTTAAAGCATAAAATTACATACCCTAGGTGAGGAGGAGGGGCGGCTAGGTTATCGTTATTGAAAACCAACCGACGAGCCCTGTTTAGTTGTTCTGTCTCCCTTTCTGATGGCCATTCCaatacacaagtcaaatcacCCATAATAATACATAAATAACTAGGAATTCagaaccaaaaataaataaataagcacATGAACCTTAATTGACAAAACAAGAATttcagcaaaagaaaacaaccgatcaaatcaaattacaaactTTCTTTTCCTCAAGATACTGAAATGACCGAGGATACTTCATGGCTGGAATCATTGATGACAATGTAAAATTATGCTTTGCTGAAAAGCTGCTTTTGaatttcttgttaaaattgaatAGAAGAGAAATGAGGAGAGAGTACCTTGACGGTGGCGGTTCATGTGTCCCCCGAGGGCCTGGGATTTGCAGAACTTGAGGGAGCAAAACCTACACTCGTAGACCTTCCCACTCTCGTCCTTTCCATCTTTTGCGccgtttttcttttttctgtagCTGCCTGCAACTATGTGAAACCCctcaatcataaaaaaaaaaaaagcaacttCGATAAGACACAACCTAATCACCTCAAACCCTacctaatttattaattaaccaaaaatcatCATGAATAAATTTAAGGGTATTTGGTTTTGCGTTTTTTTAGTTTGGGGAATGGTGGTAGGATATCAGATATTTGAGTAGTACCGGAGGAGCTGACGTCGGCAACTTGTTGGCCATCTCTGCCGTAATGATCCTCGGGCAAGTTGTTGAGGTCTAGTGGGTTTCCTTCATCAGGTCGCCTGCAATAAAAAACAAGAAGTAAATAATACAagatcaaaatccaaaaaataaaaataaaaaaagacttATAAAAAAAGACTTATAAAAAAACCAGGTAATAATAGTACTGGTGTTGAACTTATAAAAAAGAAGACCTATACACACACAAAGTGGTATTAAAAAGGGCAGGAgagaaattaaagagaagaggaagagaagcaAGCAGCCGGTGAGAAAAGTGTGGGGGAAGACCTACATGGTACCGACAGAGAAAGACAGAAataaaattgtgaatgtgaGGCGAagtatctctctcttctctcagaCGGGAAGACGGATCTTTGGAAATTATAGTTTTTCTTAGAGGCTCGTTGAGTGATGGTGGAAGAAAAGGAGCTTTGAAAATTCTCTCAGTTTCTCTGCCAAACCCcttttcatctctctctctctctctctctctctctctctctcaataaaatttttaacaaaaatgaaaaacaaagttaGCTGATCTCGTGACTTTAAAAAGGGGAGGTAGTGTGGCGGAATGTAGAGAAGACAGGGCCTTAGGCTTTAGGTATTGTGCAAGTGTCATTTGGCTTGGTTGAGACTTGAGAGGGACGTGGCTCTTAAATTAGGAAAGAGGTGAGTTCCATATAAGAGACGCATGAGTAGAaactaaatattttatttttctagatatataaatatatcttCTTTAAAAATATCATAACCCGAATTATTCACTACTCCACGTTACTATTTTTATAacgtgctttaaaaaaaagctCAATTGTACAAgtgaatattattaaattagtATACAAATTTACTCCTAGCCAAGAGAGTCATAAATCTAAATTATTCACTAGTCTATGCTATAATAGACTTTCTACACTACATATACTTTGATTACAGCCAGTGTGTCTTATTTAGATGCAATAGTAGTAGACATTTCTGGCTAGTTGTAGACTTAGGGGACATTGCGTTTTTATTTTGTGAAACTTGAAAGCGATTTttgagaagttttttttttaattgaaagtaGTTATCAAACAAGATTTTCAATCTAAAAGAAGtgtaaacataaataaaaaaatttaaaacaaaatgattatcaaatgCTCTCTTACTTTGTGAGTGTTATAATTTCTACTATTTTGTCCTCATATAACAAATGATGATCTCTAGAAAACCACAATACCAAGACCATTTTACtttatttacccaaaaaaaaaaaaaaaaatagaagaccatttaatttaacataatcaTAAACTAGCATATGCCTCACACTTTGTGtggaaatattttttatttttgctttaaatgggaaggagagagggagaaaaagaGGAACGTGGAATTGAAGAGAGAAGtttttgctttattttattttttttaaattagaggaTATTAATATCacttttgggtgaagctttaaaaaaattgtaaaattacTTTATGGccatgattttgttttgtggtagaaaattaaattatgttttcACTTTCTTTTGGTTAACAAAGAAGATTCCATTAATATATAGTTTAGATTAGATATTGTAGGTATCTCCTACTTACACTAGTACTTGATCAGCAGAATATTCAGGGCCTTGTgtagtcatatatatatatatatatatatatatatatatatatatatatatatatatatatatatcaattattAATTAACTTCTACTTACATAAGTAATTGATCAGCAGAATATTCAGGGTCTCGTGTAGtcatataattaattaagatgaaGATAATCATAGAGATTATATGGTCCACATGTAGCTAATTAAAAGGCCTTCTCCTGAGggcatatatacatacatacatacatacatacatacatatatatataatatctaTCTTTGTACACTACTATGAAACTACTCATTAGTGTCATTCTTAAAAACGATAATAAAAGCTAATTCATGTCGGGTATTAGGTAAAATCTAATAGAAAACGTATGATTGTTAGTATTTTTATGATCCAAGTAGGGATGGGCACAACTCCACCCAATGTCTTGTTTTAGTCTTTAGGAGTATCTAGTTTGGTTGATCATCTTCATTTTCTAGTAGACAAATGGTCTAGTTAAAAACTAACTAAAACCGAACTAGATCCACTTAGATGCATGCATGCAGTCTAACAAACCAAACGATGATCAAGAGAAGATGTGTCTCATAATCTAATTAAGTTTTAACCTTTTTAATTAGTATAGCCTAATGATTTCAGTACTCCTTTTCGAAATTCCTGCACGCCTTCTGGTAATGTACATAAAGTACAGACAATTTGAACTGCAGATAACTAAAAGAGGAGGATGAAGATCGTTGcccttaattattttttgctataattttatcttatttatggtagttggaaagaaagaagataaaaaCAGTTATTTACGGTGGTTAATTTCTGTGGGTTTTATATACTCATGTCAGTTGGGTTCCTGGACCACACTATGTACGTATAGGTCTAGATCGATCATTTGGACTGGTAACTCAAATTTGCAATGTCCGGCCATGCAAGCATGCATCGGCCGTGCATCCAAATACCGCAAAATTGTATAATTCCAGTAAGGTGGTCCTGCAAGTACTCGTTACTCTGCCAAAATATCAAACATCCTCTATCACTTTCTAACAGTATCTAGTGGAAAATCGTATATTTATCATGATTCCCAGACTTCCAGTCAAACATATTCAAAGGAACAGCACATGCACCAACAAATTTCAGAGGGGGATATCTGCAGCTCCTACTTATGTTTATGGCACAATAATTTACAATGTTAGCATAtaaattgacgttaaactgtaAAATAACAGAGAATCAGTGAGAGTCTCAATTTAAGACAGTCCCCTAAGCATTTCTCCTGctttttaattcatttctttGGGCTGGTGGCCTGAACATGATGAATACTGACCATCAAAAACTAAATCATTaagttgaaaaacaaaaatttggcacaaaaataaaggaaattaaGCAGTTTGTTTTAAAAAGTTAGGGCAACTGTAGTGGTAGCAGACTTGTtgaattattttgtttaataatGTAATTTTCCAGATTTTGTGGTGCCCGACTTTGCATGTCGGTTGCTGCCAATTGATTTTTTTGCCACAAAGCGTGTGAAAGTCAACATGGAAAACTGCTTCTGGGTTTTAATTCATTCGTTCTGATTTCGGGAAGGGATCTCGTCACTCGGAGGCCCATACCAGCCCGTTGGATACCATAAGCCCAATACGTGAAATAGAAGGCCCAAAACGTTATTTCAGAAAACGAAATTTCGCCTAAATGGCCCATGGTTTTTCATTTTCTGTGCCAATTTAGGGATGAGCAACGGTTATggtgggcgggtaaccgcggttatttacccataaccgtttatgctcatacccgcataaccatttacccgttgggtaattgcctaaactgttatacccataaccataaccgtttataaacggttaaccatactcataacAGCATAgtcatttaaccgtaaccgtttaatacccatttaccatttttaacccgtttatcttttttttaccattacccatTTTTCACCCGTTTACTTGTTTttaaacaacttgaaaattaaaaaaaaatattgtcgtaattttcttttatttgttgacaattaaacactgtTATAGGTACATTTATCATACATTttcgtattttaattttttaagttcttatatcattccaataattgaaataatagtttacgaatgatatttttaactgttaccaatgaaggtaaatataatattttataagtattattgggttacaaaaattgtttagaagacatttctgtcaaagcatttatgttaatttcacggttacccgcaaagaatttaaattaattggcaaattccttgatgatgagaatcatcattcctgtagcagtgttattgagagaatgaccgatgaattttttgctaatttattgggtgctaagtattattggatcaagaacatggtttgtgttagttttacatatataaaataaatgggtaaacggttacctgtttataaccgcggttaatacccataaccatccatttaaatttcgtgggtaaacggttatacccataaccgtttatttatttaaatggttacccataaccgtaaccgtttaatttaaatgggcagATAActgcggttacccataaccaatgattatttgcccacccctaatgtCAATTGCATCCACTTTTTAGTCAAACTCACATGACAAGCACATTGTGTCCTTTTTAAGGTCATTCTCATAATTTTACCCATAATGGTTCTGATGTAATGAGTGTTCTAGAGAAAatggaaggaaaattttggcCTTCGTTAGGGAAAAAAACCGTATAAATAGCTACTTTGGTAGGGTTTTAAGTGCTCTTGTTTAGAGATGGAGCTAGAAATTCTTATCTATTGCTTTTGTTGGAACACGAAGTGTGTTTAGATGTAGAAATGGGTAGAAAGCTTGgaattatgattaaaaaaaaaattaatgaaaagagtttgaaaattttgaattttaacgataa
The nucleotide sequence above comes from Malus sylvestris chromosome 16, drMalSylv7.2, whole genome shotgun sequence. Encoded proteins:
- the LOC126606810 gene encoding zinc finger protein JAGGED-like isoform X2, with amino-acid sequence MRPDEGNPLDLNNLPEDHYGRDGQQVADVSSSGSYRKKKNGAKDGKDESGKVYECRFCSLKFCKSQALGGHMNRHRQERETEQLNRARRLVFNNDNLAAPPPHLGCCHPIPPGGYHHTAAAGNNIGGADPTLPLRFPPRMFSASSSNTLIPPPLPPQLGVQVQPPQPYLYPSPSRPMPFPTSSHYPHHQVNDYYVGHVLSNNTRTPSYGHPNVNYGVAPAESTNYTCIGAPVGPGRGGGGGGCSGRGRGRDESLHVNQEEALNWSRSYAGTPPSINRFQHGS
- the LOC126606810 gene encoding zinc finger protein JAGGED-like isoform X1 — protein: MRPDEGNPLDLNNLPEDHYGRDGQQVADVSSSVAGSYRKKKNGAKDGKDESGKVYECRFCSLKFCKSQALGGHMNRHRQERETEQLNRARRLVFNNDNLAAPPPHLGCCHPIPPGGYHHTAAAGNNIGGADPTLPLRFPPRMFSASSSNTLIPPPLPPQLGVQVQPPQPYLYPSPSRPMPFPTSSHYPHHQVNDYYVGHVLSNNTRTPSYGHPNVNYGVAPAESTNYTCIGAPVGPGRGGGGGGCSGRGRGRDESLHVNQEEALNWSRSYAGTPPSINRFQHGS